The Blastocatellia bacterium DNA window ACCTTTCACATCCAGCGCGCTCTGCGGGTCGGGGACGCCAATGCCGACCTTGCCGCTCGCGGAAAAGAGATTCAGGTGGCCGCCGGCGTACTCGTTCTTAATCGTCAGGCTTTTCTCATTGGCCGACTCATAGCCGATCCAGCCCTTCCGTCCTTCGGAAAAACCGGCAGGATACCATTGCATGTAGACGTGGTCGGTTCCCTCAAGGTTAAGGACGGCGGCATTGCCTCTTGCCCCGCCAGGGAATTTCAGGTGCAGCAGAACCTTCGGGTCCGTCGTCCCGATGCCGACTGATCCATATTGATTGATCGTCATTCGGGTGCGGTCGAGGATACCCTGATTATCCAAAATCTGGGCGCTACCCGGTGAGCCGGCGGTGACGAAACGGAGCTTTCCAAAGATGTCGCCGAAGATTAAAGCGCCGCCGCTGTTATTGCCATCGCCGCCAAAGCTCCATTTTGAAGCCCCGCCGACTCGGATTCTCGCGACATTAAACCCGGCATAAGCGGTTCCGTATTCGACGTCCGTAGCGCCTGCGCAAAAATCTTGATGGTCGCCGCCGGTCTTCAGGCGTAACGCGCCGTCCCTGGTCACCGGACGTAGCTCCACATCATTCCCATTGGCGCGCACGCTGGCGGCATTCCTTCGCGCGTCGTTATCCGCCTTCCCTTCTACGATCTGGGCCAGCACGACGTTGTCTGTGGCGCTGCTCTCCCATGAAAATGAGGCCGTGTCTATGAACCGAAGAGGCTTGTCAGGCATCTGCGGATACCGCTCGGTCACCTCTTCTTTCCACTTAATGACCAGGTAGCTGCCTTCCGTACTGGCCCCTGTGACCGTTGGTGCGCCGCCCCCCCACCATATCTCCTGTCCGCTCGCGTCTATGGCTAAGCCTTTGGTGACATCTTTGACCGCGCCCCCTGCATCCAGGCTGACCTCAAGCCCGCGCACCACGCCCCAGGTGTGCAATCCCAGGTTGTGATTCTGTCGCATCTGCCGGTGGTAGGTCTGCTCGTCCCTAAAATCTTTGTCGACCAGCATCATGCCCTGGAAGTAGTTGGGCCGCTTCTTATCAAAGTCACCTTGCTTCTCGTCCGCCATGACATTCTCCTCTCTTGCGCGAGTCTCATCACTTCGTCGAACGTACGCCGAGCAGCGTGTTGAAGCCGATACGGCTATGTGCCTTGGGATCGGTTTGACCGGCGGCGCGTTCGCCCGCCGAAAAGTCGGGCAGCCTCAGGCTCGGAAAGACCGGGACCAGATAGAAGATCGTGTGCGCCGGCTTTTCCAGCTCGATCAGCGCATAAGCGATGATCAGCTTGCGCTGTATCTCTGGAGCTGTCCTGTCCTGTCCGCCCTGTTTGTCCATAAAAGAGAGCAGCACGCCGAAGGCATGCTCCGGCTTGCCATCCCCCTTGCCATCAGGCTTGCCGTCAGCGTCGACACCAGCCCATTTCTGATAGCCATCGGCGACGTTCCAGGCAGGGTCTTTGGTGTCGGCCAGGTCGTCGCCTTCCAGAATCGTCGGCTCTGCCCCTGTGAAAATCCTGAGAAGTTGCTTCATGCTGTCCGACGTTCCGCGTTTCTTGTAGAGGCTGATGACCTGGGCCAGAAACTCGCGCTGGAGGTTGACCGGCAGGTCGGCCCGCATGCCGAACGCCATCCAGCCGGCGAGCCAGGGCAAGAACTCTTCGGGCGCTTCTTTCGGGTTAAAGTAGTTGCTGATGCCGGCGATGGTCGCCTCCAGGCTGCGCAGCGGCGGGTCGCTAGCACCAATCAGTATCTGCTCGAAGGCTGACAGGTAATCGGCGAGCAAGTCGTCCGCGTGAAAGACCGCCGGCAGATACTTCAGCAATTCGCCCGATGGCTGTGGATCGCTCGACATAATTCGTCTCCGCTTTATTTCTTCAAGCCGCGCGGCTGGGGCGCAGTCTCGGTTGCAAACTCGCTTTGGATGATTTGAAAATCGACCAGCTCGAAAGGCTCAAGCTTGATAAAGTCAGCCGCTTGCTGCGTCACCCTGCCGGTCGCCGGATCAATAAGCTGTAACGGCGTGGCGTCCTTTTTGATTGCGACGAAGTTCACGCCGGGCAAACCCGCCAGCCGCTCGATGATTTCTGAAAGGTAGACGGCGCGGCCAAAGGGCCAGCCGTTGCCGTCGCGCCAGCCGATCAGCGGATGAAAGAAGCGGCTCAACTCTTCCTGGGCGGCCTTTTCGGCGTCGGCTTCGACCGCGCCCGGCTTGAGATGGAGGGTGACATTTTTCACGGCGATGCGCTTGTAACTCGGTCCCGCCACATTCAGCCGGGTGGTCAGCAGCTTGCGCGTCGCCAGGTCTGCTTTTATGGCGTTCAGCAGGGCGTCGCCCCCCTGCTCAGGCAATAGCGGAACCGATTGCACGGCAACTTGATAGGCGCTGGCCTCAGCCCGCTCCGGCGGCTTCGTGGCCGCCACGCGAACCCAGTACATCTCTTTGCCGTTGACGGTTGACGGTTGCCAATCGGTTGGCGGCGTAAAGGCAACCAGGCCGCTCGCGGCCCAGCCCGCCGTCAAATCCGCCACCGGCAGATTCGCCCATCGCGCCTCGCCACCGTCTTCGTCGCCGCCCTGCGAGTAGGTGAATTTCAGCGCCCGGCCCGCGACGCGTGTATGAAGATTGAACCGGATGGCATCGAATTTTGATTCCATCCCGACGTAGAGATATTCGCTTTCCTGCGAGACGAGATGGAACTGGATATGGCCGGGCTTGCGAATGTCGCTTGAGTGGTCGCTGTACCCGTTATCCTTGTTCACCAGCACGGTCGGGCGCAGGACCGGAACGACAAAGACCTTGATGACATCGACCGGCTTATCGTTGCGCTTATCCTTCAAGGTGGTGGTAAAGACCCGCGCCACTTGCTCAGGAAAATTCCCCAGGACCAGCCGGTTGAAGTCCTCATAGGTGACGGCGCGATAGGGCGTGCGCAGCTCGGTCACGACCCGGCGCACCTCTTCGGTCAGCCGGGCGCGGTCGGGGTAATCCTCCGCTTTCCGCGCGCCCTTGTAATCGATCAGGTTCAAAAAGGCGATGACATTTTCAACCGTCACGCGGTTCAGCCTGTAGATCAGCATCTCGGTCACAAAGGCCAGCATCTCGACGAGCGTGATGCCCGGATCAGATTCGTTATGGTTCGTCCATTCCGGCGCATAGACGGGGATCATCGCCCGCGCTTCCTCGACCAGGCTGGCGTAGGTTCGATCATCGAGATTCGGTAATTTTATCGGCATCGCGCTCCGCGTCCCGCAAATCATTCCCGGTTGTAAGGCCCGGCTCGCGCCGCTGGCGAATCAAAACCGGCAGGTCACTTCATGCTTGCCGGAAGCAACCAACTGGTATTCGCTCATGTCCTGGTCGGGCGTCAGCTTCATATCCAGGCTGATGACGTGATCAACTCCGGCAATCTGTTCGATCAAGTAATAGAGGTCTGAATGGTGCGGCTGGCGGCTAAAGTCCCAGCCCTCGCCCGCAAACCCACCGGTGAGCGGATGCAGGAAACCGGTGATCTTTTCCAGCACCGCAAGCTTCAACTCGCCGGCGATCTCAAGCGAAGTTGGCGCAATCCCGACCGTGACGCCAACCTTGACGTAATTGGGCTCGACGACCGTAAGCTCGACGAGCGGCGATTTCCGCTCGTCAATGAATTCCTGCACGCGTCGTTTCATCTCCAGAGTCGGCAGCGGTTCGGAGTCGGTCAAGCGGGGCACGACGATCAGCCTGACATTGCCGACATCCTCTTCTTCATAGACCCTGACGCATCGTGCGCGCGCCACGTCGGGCGAAGCCAGCATCGCCAGGTCTTCGTAATCTTCATAGGTGACGGCGCGACCGCCGTGGCGAATCATCCGCGGCATGCGCTCGACGAGCGATTCGTAAGCTTCGGCCTCTGCGCCGCCCGACGCCGCGACATAGTTGTTGACGCCCTCGACATAAGGCAGGCTGGTTCTGAGCTGAGTGATCGTGCCCGCAGGCTTGTTGCCGCTCTGGCCGCCGCCCGTCCGGTAGCTGGCCATGCGAAGGTTGCCGCTGGCAAGGGGCGGGATCATTCCACTGATGCCGTCGCCGAAGCGCGCTTCGCCCGCCAGATGATCGAGCACGTAATGGCGGTCGCGCGGCCCTGAGCCGTAGAAATCGGCCACCTGCTGCCATCGCACCCAGACCTCAAGCGGGCGGCCCGCTTCGTCTCTGACGACCGAGATGGCATCTTCGCCTCCGTGCTTCTTGATCTCGTCTTGCTCCATGCGCGAAGGCATTTCAAGCTCGCGCACTTCGAGCCACTGCCCTTCAAGCACAGGGGCAAGCGTGGTGCGGAAGGTCTGATTCTTGCTGCCGTCGCTCGATCCCATCACTTCATCCTTGATCCGCGTGGCGTGACTGGCCATCACCGTGTTGAGCAGCAGGGCCGCAATCTGCGGCTCGCTGGTGTACTTGCCGCTCTTACGGACAGCGCGCAGCCAGTAAAGCGTTTCGCCGAATTCAGCGCGCGGCGCAAAGTCGGGCGGCGCAAGAAACTCGATGACACCCGACGCGGTGAAGTTCGCCGTGGCGTCAATGACCGTCAGGCTGGCCCAGTCGCCCTTGCCCGCGCCGGTCGCGTATTGCCATTCGATCTCCGGGCGCTCCGTGGCGTCGCTCTCGCCGGAAGCATGGACGTAAAGACTCAGCTTGCTGTTTGGCATCCCGGTCAGATTGGCGGGC harbors:
- a CDS encoding phage tail protein, which codes for MSSDPQPSGELLKYLPAVFHADDLLADYLSAFEQILIGASDPPLRSLEATIAGISNYFNPKEAPEEFLPWLAGWMAFGMRADLPVNLQREFLAQVISLYKKRGTSDSMKQLLRIFTGAEPTILEGDDLADTKDPAWNVADGYQKWAGVDADGKPDGKGDGKPEHAFGVLLSFMDKQGGQDRTAPEIQRKLIIAYALIELEKPAHTIFYLVPVFPSLRLPDFSAGERAAGQTDPKAHSRIGFNTLLGVRSTK